Within Coffea arabica cultivar ET-39 chromosome 4e, Coffea Arabica ET-39 HiFi, whole genome shotgun sequence, the genomic segment AATATTCTATTTCTGATGGACCTGATATTCTGTAACTGAGACGTCTGAACTATACCCATTATTATCCTTTTAACTATGGTTATTCTCATCACTATTATTACTCGTATAATATTTGCATTACCTATTACAGCAATAAAAGGCACCCAGTCTGTGATAGGAAATTTGTGGCAGCCAGACGGACTCATGATCTCCTCTTATTCCAACAAGATTTCTGATTACGAAACTACGTACTTTCAGTTTTACTTTGCGTTTCACCTCTATATATATGTAAGCAACATTTTACTCTTTGATCTTTAggggaaacaaaaattttcacataataAAATGGTTTTCTGCTTTTTCCCCTGAGCACAAGAAGGAACATTCACAAGTCGAATTCACAAAACCATGAAGCTTTTAACTTGAAATACTTTATATTGTACACTGCCAAcaagcaagaaatgaaacaacagTCGGCAACAAGCTTAAGTAACCAACTGAAGGTTGACGGACAGGATGACACAAACTTCTTCTGAATACATACAATGGATTGAATTGAATGGAAGCAACCATTGCCGTTCTATCTATATAACACCAACCAGCAAATACAAGTCACAAAAATTACGTTGTGGACAAACAATGTTCATTGATCTCTTCAATGGATTACAGTGCAGAAGTCTAAATGCCTGCCGCTCTTCCTAATCTTTTTCTTAATATCTTCACTCCCATGTATCTGCacgaaacaaaaaatgaaatcctTGTTGTAAGTGCTTCCAGTAGCTCTTTAAAACGTCATATTCACACAAAAAGATAGATACAGTTATGATGCGGTGTGTATTTTGCCCGTAGAAAAATCACAGAGTATACTCGCATATCTATATATTTTGATTACCTTCCCATCATCATCACTGTGGCTTGAGGATTAGTGCCTGGAGAATCTCTGAATATTGAACCATCCACGACACGGAGCCTTTGGACACCGAGGACCTTATAATCAGGACCTACCACCTTGCCGACGTGACATCCACCATGGTAGTGCCAAATTGTGACTACAGTGTCTCTACAGAACTGCTCCAAGAACTTGGTGTCATTTGTTTGCTTTGGTATGAGGTTAACATTGGCCTGCACGCTCATATTGAGCACCTTCTCAATCGTTTCTTTCTTGCACTGTGAGATATTGGTGAAACGGTTTGAGTTTACAATCTTCTCCATAATGCGTATACCATTGACACATTTCTGTAAATCACGAGGATGGCTGAAGTAGTTGAAGGTGATGGAGGGGTTGTCGTCAACATTGGTGTTGATCAGGCTAATTTTGCCTGTTGACAAAGGCCTGGCAATCTTTTCTAAAATGAAACCTCCCTTGAAGACTTCATGTGGAaggtctctttttctttttctgtatgCTTGAATTGCCTCTTGTGTTCTTAGTTTTGGTGGAATTGTAGAAAGCTGCCCAAGCTGAGTAATGACAATATCAGAGCACATTAACTTCAATATGAAAGAGAAATAACAGGCCACTGGCCCAGTGGCCCAGTGGTCCAGTGGCAGCATCACAATAACCATCCATTATGTATCAAGAGAAACCAATACCAAATGGAAATTGATTTTACTACTCACCTCAGCTGAAAGGATTCCATGATGGCACTGAATGCTGTCCGTGGACTGTCCAAATCCACTGCTGGCTTCAATGTACACTCCCATCTTGGTAATTCCAACAGTCTGTATAAGCGACTGTTGAACAGGGCCATTGGTGGGAATGAAGATTGTGTTGAGGGGGTTATCAGCCATCCCTTTCCCTACAAATGGATTGTTAAGCACCGTAGGTATGTTAAATTTCTTAAGGTCTGCTTTTGGTCCGATCCCACTAAGAAGCAGGAGTTGAGGGCTCCCAATCGCTCCACTGGACAATATAATTTCACTCCTCGTATCCCTTGATAGGAATGCTCGATGTTGGATACCCTTTTCATCTTTGAAGATGACTCCGGTGGCCCTAGGCCTTTTCCCTGTACCAAACAcacttaatcatgattttttACAAGAAGGCCACTATAACTAGCTAGTGGTGACAATTGCACATCTTCAGATTATCGGTAAGCGGTGATCTTTTGGTAATTACATACCCCTTGTGTCAAAGACAATTTTCTGAACAGTTGCATGTATCAATACACTGAGCTTTTCAGGGTTGGCAGAGGCAAGTAGCTCGGCAGCTGTGTGACGGCGGCCGAATCTGTCGAAGATGGTACCACCAACCTTGGTTCCATATAAATGATCATAGGTGAAGCCATTAAACGGGGATATACCAACTTCTAGGAGACTGTCCCTTAATGCCTGCTGCCAAGGTGCAAGGTCTGGCTTGTGAACAACTTGTTTTTCAACCCAGGGGTAGGACTCATTCACCAGTTTTTCATCCCAACCTACTTCCCTGATGTAACTGcaaatttgaagagttttttttaattttaacatGTTCACGAGTCACCTCCATCAAATATACGTGGAAGTATAACACTCAGCAAAGGATTATTTCAGCGCACCAAGGATTCCTTGACGAAAATCACAAGTCGTCTATGAGGGTTCCTACTGATTACTCGCTAATTCAATGGACGTATGCTCTAATAGTAACTTTTTCAATTCATGTGTCAATTTGCTATGCTAACTAACTGATGCATTTATATGCAGTTAAACGAGGTGAGAATGGTTAGAAATGCAGAGTCTGATAGTTTTAATGCGGTCACCTACTGGAAAGGGAGGTGCAATGTGGGGCTGAGAGCGAAAGGACTCGTGCTAATATTAGTAATAGTAATAGGTTGGAGATCCATGCACAGGGACGGACAACTATAGCACTAGTATCTAATTAGTAACGATTATAACGTTGTCTGGGGTGGTAGTTGGGACTGGGGGACCTCTTTTGCTATGGGAACCCATAAATGCTTCGTTGGTCTTTGAATTTATGTTGCACCTAATCACTTTTGATTCTAGACAAAGACAAAGAAGCAGATTAATTCAgcccaaaaagaaacaaaaaaaggggTTTCCACAAGCGACGGGTTGGGGCATTGAACACTCGGGGATATGAGGGCCTCCCTGGCATTCAATACCAAGCACCAAATATAAATAAAGATGTCAGAAACTCATAAATGTTCTGATCAGGGTCGGATGACAATTCATGAAGTTGCTGTGTTACCATTTAATAATTTCTTCTTGGAACGTTTCGTTGGGAATTTGGTCATTCGGATTTGGGAGCCAATTAATGTAGTGTCATGATTCGGGGAGTGATATAATTTTCATTTCCATAGTCCCATATATggtatatgcatatatatatagaccAACCACACAGGCTTGTGCGATGCTACTACAGTACTATTTTATGTTATGAATGATGGACCATAACACTTCTTGTGTGGTGTGGGTTGCGAGTTTATGACTTCTGAATGCACGAATTTTGACAAAGACGTCCATTCGAAAAGCAAGACAGAGACTTGAGGTGCTTGCATGCATTAATGCAACACATTATACTAGATAATGAAGTTGACTTACCAGAAAACAACTAAGCTCACATTTAGGGAAAGAAAAGGGCAacaaaatatgtatatatattaggGAAAACTTTGATATACCAGCTAAATTGAGTTCTGGGAATAACAATTGGCAGAACTGATCTTCAACAACTTGATTATACAGCATATTTATGATACATgcaaaataatatttgaaataattttgatatgcaaacaaattcattttcttatttcatgtaaaaaataaaaagcacttggaaaattttttttttccagcccGGAAATAGTCCCATTGTTGCAGTTGCAGCGGGGTAGGTGGATTTGGGTGTGgagttcaattcaatcttgtgAAAAGAGTGTAAATTATGGCAACAACCTCAACACGAGGGACCTTAGGTTCTAAACTACAGCCTGGTGCCCGTACCGCTCCAACGCCGACTAGTCTCTTCAACTAGTTTGGGGCAGGTAAGGTTGGCTTTAGACGCAGTTAATACTATGTacttttttattataatttgaTGTATACTAACATAACTTTGTTATATTTCACGAAGTACAGTCAAAGTTATAGAAGTGTATATCAACTCataaaatacaataaaattATATGAGAGTGTACgctaaattgtaaaaaatatatattatattttttcatAATTTGATATACACTcatataattatattatatttcataaaatACAACAAAAGTTAGTTACAGAAGCGTACGCCAACtcataaaaaacaataaaattatatGAGAGTGTACGCTAAATTGTAAAAGAGCATAACAATAGCATCAATTGCGCCTAAAACCAATTGCACTTGCCCCAATTTCTTATTATATATCGCTTCGTACATTACACctatgtttttaaactcgaatAGGACTAGCCGGTCCGATCAGTCGAACCGAAAACCAACCAAATGTCCGGTCCGAATTATTATAAAAAACCGAATAGATAGAAACTCGGTCAAATCAGGTAAAAAGTCGGGTTTAACCAGGTTTGACTAGATTTGACCGGAAGAACCGGTTTGGtgtcaaagttttttttttttttaaaggtcaaagcatttttaatattatgttttgacgattaggttgttaaaaattattactatacctcaaatatttcatactttataaaatGGTATCctaaagtttggtgttatttttcaatcaagTCCATAATTTTagttctaaacttgttaatgttcattgaataatatgaattgctacttgatcattctaattttttttaaatattttttttgttaaatatatttgaaacatcaaatatatatgaatatatcttTATTAATATAAACATGCTCTTAGATATTTTACatacaatattttaatttttaaataattttatttataaTGTCATCCGATTCAATTCTAATCGAATCCATTCATCCCTAACCCTGAACTCGACCGAGTCAATATCCGGTCTGAATCTGAAAACATAGCGTTACACAAAAACATTGATGGTTGTGTTTGGTCAAAAATTGCACCTAGCCTGCAAACAGACTCCAACCTCAAACCTTATCAAGGCGATGATGCAGTAGTTTGTCGTTACTCACTCAATGCTCCCTAGTCCCTCCCAAGGTAAGGATTTCCAGATAAAGTTAGCCGCTCCAGCACTATCTTTTTCTAttaaatttcatttactttgtAAGCGAAAAAAATTAGAGTGGATAAATGATATTGGGACAGCACAAAATTTAACTAAATTGGTGCTGTGACACACTGTTACTAGCCATCAAAATGCTTAATTACTACAGTAATAATTTATCGAGTTGCACTTTTCACTCGATATAGGGAGAGCCATAGATACTCAATACCAAGTTCTCTACGTGGTGGGCCACATTAAATTTTATTTCTGAAAAACTACCCTTTAAAGTACTGCTAAGTTTTCTTCTTGCGGGATGCATAAGCCCCGCCAACACTAAAGAATCCTAATTTAGGCTGCCGTTTAGCATTGTTTTGTTAGATAATTATGCATCCTACATTAACAATTCTACTTGTGCATTAACATACAGTCTACTTGTTAGCAACCTTAACAACTAGCATTAGTTATTGTtggctttcttttttcttttcttttttttttaaatttttgcagaaaagatgaggaaaagaagagagtTGGATCTGCATTTTGGGGCAGCAAATATGTGCAGAAAAAGGGAGTGAAAACGAGGGAGTAGTAGGGGAGTTGTACGTACCTTGAGCTGGCCCTGGTGTAGAAGCCAGCATTGATGCAAGTGCCCCCACCAAGAACTCTAGCCCTGGAATTCAATACCCCATCGGTGGAAACGAAGAATTGGGAAGCGGAGGATGATGAAGTGTCGGCTAAGGAGATGTGGAAGTTCTGCATGAAGGACACATTGACGTTCCCAAAGGGAGCTCCCCCTCTTTCCAGC encodes:
- the LOC140005866 gene encoding protein HOTHEAD-like produces the protein MALLVGASALKLLLSLLLCLNTLTSSCQGKDQRTWESRYPFIKRASSFSSSESVTPGPEGGDGEGYDYIIVGGGTAGCPLAATLSQNYSVLLLERGGAPFGNVNVSFMQNFHISLADTSSSSASQFFVSTDGVLNSRARVLGGGTCINAGFYTRASSSYIREVGWDEKLVNESYPWVEKQVVHKPDLAPWQQALRDSLLEVGISPFNGFTYDHLYGTKVGGTIFDRFGRRHTAAELLASANPEKLSVLIHATVQKIVFDTRGKRPRATGVIFKDEKGIQHRAFLSRDTRSEIILSSGAIGSPQLLLLSGIGPKADLKKFNIPTVLNNPFVGKGMADNPLNTIFIPTNGPVQQSLIQTVGITKMGVYIEASSGFGQSTDSIQCHHGILSAELGQLSTIPPKLRTQEAIQAYRKRKRDLPHEVFKGGFILEKIARPLSTGKISLINTNVDDNPSITFNYFSHPRDLQKCVNGIRIMEKIVNSNRFTNISQCKKETIEKVLNMSVQANVNLIPKQTNDTKFLEQFCRDTVVTIWHYHGGCHVGKVVGPDYKVLGVQRLRVVDGSIFRDSPGTNPQATVMMMGRYMGVKILRKRLGRAAGI